The Virgibacillus sp. MSP4-1 genome has a segment encoding these proteins:
- a CDS encoding response regulator transcription factor, which produces MTRILIVEDEYPISQVLRAYLQKAGFDTEQVYSGDEVLDTFVRFNPSLVLLDIMLPEKDGWEILKEIRGKSSCPVIMLTALGEVNDRLTGLNEGADDYISKPFVGDEVVARVKAVLRRTEEQDSSVQQFGRLKIDLDAHRVWLQEEEIDLRPRDLSLLLFLAEHPNKTFTREQLIEQVWGFDYEGSDRAVDLAIKRLRKALKGWPDDEGEIRTLRGLGYQLSVYEK; this is translated from the coding sequence ATGACGCGGATTTTAATTGTTGAGGATGAATATCCTATCAGTCAGGTTTTGCGGGCGTATTTGCAGAAGGCAGGGTTTGATACGGAACAGGTCTACAGTGGGGATGAGGTTCTGGATACGTTTGTTCGGTTCAATCCCTCATTGGTGCTCCTGGATATTATGCTGCCTGAAAAAGACGGATGGGAGATTTTAAAGGAAATCCGGGGAAAAAGCAGCTGTCCGGTCATTATGTTAACGGCATTAGGTGAGGTCAATGATCGGCTGACAGGGTTAAACGAGGGAGCGGATGATTATATTTCGAAGCCTTTTGTCGGTGATGAGGTGGTTGCCCGTGTTAAAGCCGTTCTCCGCCGGACAGAGGAGCAGGATTCGTCCGTTCAGCAGTTTGGGCGACTGAAGATTGACCTTGATGCACATCGGGTCTGGCTGCAGGAAGAGGAAATTGATCTGCGGCCCCGGGATTTATCCCTTCTGCTTTTTCTGGCCGAGCATCCGAACAAGACGTTTACCAGAGAGCAGCTGATTGAGCAGGTGTGGGGATTTGATTATGAAGGCAGTGATCGCGCGGTTGATTTAGCCATTAAACGCCTGCGGAAGGCTTTAAAAGGCTGGCCTGATGATGAAGGGGAAATCCGTACACTGCGGGGATTGGGGTATCAGTTAAGTGTTTATGAAAAATAA
- a CDS encoding MFS transporter, with the protein MAYLFLAYDLTESKMLTTIMAIAETLPYLLFGLIGGVMADWLPRKRLLIFLDMIRIPLIFSVVCLYSFELLSYSYLFVISFLMQSIGCFFNPTHRTVLPAITIEEERTKVNSINDTLTRGVTVLSPFLSVWLLNSYGVIHFFTFDALTYAVSAYCISKVNIKEKRQVVNKSVQKVLRSIVEFASWAKSHTTVRKLFLFTFLTVFFNTWCWEVGLLLALSEMSSQSEELYSIIQGVFGGVVIGTNIILPIFLKKMTIQIHLVGAIIWGVGIACYGIFYGINSFFISSAIVAIGLPIAGLSRIYLIQSLVPESKMGRAFSTNAVLLYFSNTISLAIYGILVSIISIQQLMLYSGILIIITSVTGLLFSMNRTKLRGRFMINLFK; encoded by the coding sequence ATGGCTTATTTATTCTTGGCATACGATTTAACGGAATCTAAAATGCTTACCACTATAATGGCTATTGCCGAGACCCTGCCCTATTTACTTTTTGGTTTAATTGGCGGGGTTATGGCAGACTGGCTACCTAGGAAAAGATTATTAATTTTCTTAGATATGATTCGCATCCCATTAATATTTTCAGTTGTATGCCTGTATTCCTTTGAATTACTCTCCTACTCTTATTTATTTGTTATTAGTTTTCTTATGCAGAGCATTGGTTGTTTCTTTAATCCCACGCACAGAACTGTTTTGCCTGCCATAACCATTGAAGAAGAAAGGACAAAAGTAAATAGTATAAATGATACTTTAACTCGGGGTGTGACGGTCTTAAGTCCTTTTCTGTCGGTTTGGCTATTAAACAGTTATGGGGTCATTCATTTTTTTACTTTTGATGCCTTAACATACGCAGTTAGTGCATACTGCATATCAAAAGTAAATATAAAGGAAAAGAGACAGGTCGTTAACAAATCCGTTCAGAAGGTCCTTAGATCTATCGTAGAGTTTGCTTCTTGGGCTAAGTCACATACGACTGTAAGAAAACTCTTTCTCTTCACTTTTTTAACCGTTTTCTTTAACACTTGGTGCTGGGAAGTTGGGCTTTTACTTGCGTTAAGTGAAATGAGTTCCCAAAGCGAAGAATTGTATAGTATCATCCAGGGAGTTTTTGGAGGCGTCGTGATAGGAACCAATATCATCCTGCCCATTTTCTTAAAGAAAATGACGATTCAGATTCATCTTGTTGGAGCTATAATCTGGGGTGTTGGGATCGCCTGCTATGGTATCTTCTATGGGATAAACTCCTTTTTTATCAGCAGTGCAATCGTAGCTATTGGTTTACCGATAGCTGGACTTTCACGCATTTACCTTATTCAATCACTTGTACCGGAAAGTAAAATGGGAAGAGCTTTTAGCACTAATGCAGTTTTGTTGTACTTTTCCAACACTATTTCCTTAGCAATCTACGGTATTTTAGTATCCATCATTTCCATACAACAGCTGATGCTGTACAGTGGCATTCTTATCATTATAACTAGTGTTACAGGATTATTATTTTCCATGAATCGAACGAAATTGCGTGGGCGTTTTATGATAAATCTTTTTAAATAA
- a CDS encoding CPBP family intramembrane glutamic endopeptidase, whose translation MNVHKTFFQKSPWTWKEMIKLLLLVLVVVPIFIEHLLKGYLSDLLHNNLYSGTLTGLIMAVLFMSGLYLLAIRPNHLSWSEVGLRRFPTYYWRAIVGWTVVLIGVSIAMLVLMEMLLGVGSDNSKTDSLQSRMTLLHFLIGFVSAAIISPLYEEIFYRGFLYRFIRSKYGILAGLLCSSFIFMIVHIPTFNTLPITFVSGLVFAWTYEKSGSIIPAMIIHGSFNGIAIILTALG comes from the coding sequence ATGAATGTGCATAAAACTTTCTTTCAAAAGTCACCGTGGACATGGAAGGAAATGATCAAACTACTTTTACTCGTGTTAGTGGTTGTTCCAATATTCATAGAGCATTTATTAAAGGGCTATTTGTCAGATCTATTACATAACAACCTTTATTCTGGTACACTGACTGGTCTAATCATGGCAGTGTTATTTATGTCTGGGCTATATTTATTGGCAATAAGACCTAATCACCTTAGCTGGAGCGAAGTCGGTCTAAGAAGGTTTCCAACCTATTATTGGCGGGCCATAGTAGGTTGGACAGTTGTATTAATTGGAGTAAGCATCGCAATGCTTGTTTTGATGGAGATGCTTTTGGGCGTTGGATCAGACAATAGTAAGACTGACAGCCTGCAGTCGCGAATGACACTGCTTCATTTCCTGATCGGTTTTGTTTCAGCAGCCATTATTTCTCCGCTTTACGAAGAAATATTTTACCGAGGATTCCTTTACCGGTTCATTCGCAGCAAATACGGTATTCTTGCAGGGTTGTTATGCAGTTCGTTTATTTTTATGATTGTTCATATCCCAACGTTTAATACATTGCCTATAACTTTTGTTTCCGGTCTTGTCTTTGCATGGACATATGAAAAATCAGGCTCCATTATACCCGCCATGATCATCCATGGTTCATTTAATGGAATTGCCATCATCCTCACTGCTCTTGGGTGA
- a CDS encoding homoserine dehydrogenase encodes MSKVKIGLMGMGTVGTGVYRLIEGHQDDLVKQTGMEIGIGRILVQNREKKRTIDIDQDLLTEDPYTVLQDPDVDVIVEVMGGVDQTKEYVLAALEQGKHVVTANKDLMAVHGGELLETAAKHGCDLFYEASVAGGIPILRALVEGFSSDRITKMMGIVNGTSNYMLTKMSQEDESYESALKEAQDLGYAEADPTSDVGGLDAARKMSILSTLGFHVGMNLDEVECKGMEDVTLNDIKYAQDLGYVIKLIGIAKQDDERIEVSVEPAMIKQSHPLASVNGVFNAVYVYGEAVGETMFYGPGAGELPTANAIVSDLVTVVKNMKLGVSGRGMVAPYREKKLKSDDEIFAKYFLRLVVDDQSGVLAQITKRLAAYEVSIEQVIQKPHELEHKAELIIVTHQSSKSSIHKVLKEFDGLEHIDTIKSYYRVETNE; translated from the coding sequence ATGAGTAAGGTGAAAATTGGCTTAATGGGGATGGGGACAGTAGGAACAGGAGTTTACCGTCTGATTGAAGGTCATCAGGATGACCTCGTCAAACAGACTGGAATGGAAATTGGAATTGGACGTATTCTGGTTCAGAATCGTGAAAAGAAAAGGACTATAGATATTGATCAGGATCTGTTAACAGAGGACCCCTATACAGTTCTTCAGGATCCGGACGTTGATGTCATTGTAGAAGTCATGGGCGGCGTGGATCAGACTAAAGAATATGTACTTGCCGCCCTTGAGCAGGGAAAGCATGTGGTGACGGCTAATAAAGATCTGATGGCCGTTCATGGGGGAGAGCTTCTGGAAACCGCAGCTAAGCATGGCTGTGACCTGTTTTATGAAGCCAGCGTTGCGGGCGGAATTCCGATACTCAGGGCTCTGGTAGAAGGCTTTTCCTCTGATCGGATTACAAAAATGATGGGCATTGTGAATGGGACATCCAATTATATGCTGACGAAAATGAGTCAGGAGGATGAATCCTATGAATCCGCCTTAAAAGAAGCCCAGGATCTCGGATATGCCGAGGCGGACCCGACCTCTGATGTAGGCGGTCTGGATGCCGCACGTAAGATGTCCATTTTAAGTACGTTAGGCTTTCATGTCGGGATGAATTTGGATGAAGTCGAATGCAAAGGGATGGAAGACGTCACTCTGAATGATATTAAATATGCTCAGGATCTAGGTTATGTGATTAAATTGATCGGCATCGCCAAGCAGGATGATGAACGTATTGAAGTCAGTGTAGAGCCTGCCATGATCAAACAATCTCATCCCCTTGCGTCAGTAAATGGTGTCTTTAATGCCGTGTATGTATATGGAGAAGCGGTCGGCGAGACGATGTTTTATGGACCTGGCGCGGGCGAGCTGCCAACGGCCAATGCCATTGTCTCTGATCTGGTTACAGTTGTAAAAAATATGAAGCTTGGAGTCAGTGGTCGGGGAATGGTTGCCCCATACCGGGAGAAAAAGCTCAAAAGTGACGATGAAATTTTTGCCAAGTACTTCTTGCGCCTTGTTGTTGATGACCAAAGCGGGGTTCTGGCTCAAATTACGAAGAGGCTCGCTGCCTATGAAGTCAGTATCGAGCAGGTTATTCAAAAACCACACGAGCTGGAACATAAAGCAGAATTGATCATTGTAACTCATCAGTCATCCAAGAGCAGTATCCACAAGGTATTAAAGGAATTTGACGGGCTGGAGCATATTGACACGATTAAGAGTTATTATCGTGTCGAGACAAATGAATAA
- a CDS encoding zinc-binding dehydrogenase encodes MKKMKAVVQNEYGDADVLTYTDVEIPKIGENEVLIRSAYSNVNYADIKKRSGKKGKADFPLILGLDVSGVIEEVPPNSTLLKGDRVIAFPKNGSYAEYVTANEQLVFKIPHNLPLKKAATMPTVSILAYILLYEIGQVQKSDTIVIHSAAGGVGSMLVQLAKLAGIQNIIGTVGDLDKENYVKELGADIVCTYETFTQEVLRLTNDQGANIIFDSVAGEVSRNSLDCLALFGTLVQFGNSSGKAGTFKTSDVHSSCRNIKGFSLGTTRKHNSERLAPVAEKVLRLFDSNNITLPVAQVFNLSDVNQAHRLIESRSYEGKVLISINHSL; translated from the coding sequence ATGAAAAAAATGAAGGCAGTGGTCCAAAATGAATATGGAGATGCAGATGTACTTACCTATACTGATGTTGAAATACCAAAAATAGGTGAAAATGAAGTCTTAATAAGGTCAGCCTATTCAAATGTGAATTATGCAGATATAAAAAAGCGTTCGGGAAAGAAAGGAAAAGCTGATTTCCCCTTAATATTAGGGTTAGATGTTTCAGGAGTAATTGAAGAAGTTCCCCCTAATTCCACACTCTTAAAAGGAGATAGGGTGATAGCCTTTCCAAAAAACGGTTCATATGCAGAATATGTAACAGCAAATGAGCAATTGGTTTTTAAAATCCCTCATAACCTGCCACTTAAGAAAGCTGCTACAATGCCAACGGTGTCCATTTTAGCTTATATTCTCCTATATGAAATTGGGCAGGTTCAAAAATCAGATACCATTGTTATACATAGTGCAGCTGGTGGTGTGGGTTCAATGCTTGTACAGTTAGCAAAGTTAGCTGGCATCCAAAACATCATTGGAACAGTAGGAGATTTAGATAAAGAAAATTATGTAAAAGAATTAGGAGCGGATATAGTATGCACCTACGAAACATTTACACAGGAAGTATTAAGGCTGACAAATGATCAAGGAGCTAATATTATATTTGACTCTGTTGCAGGTGAAGTGAGCAGGAATAGCTTAGATTGTTTAGCATTATTCGGAACACTTGTCCAATTTGGTAATAGCAGTGGTAAGGCTGGTACATTTAAAACAAGCGACGTACATAGTAGTTGCAGAAATATTAAAGGTTTTAGTTTAGGAACAACCAGAAAGCATAATTCAGAACGTTTAGCACCTGTTGCAGAAAAAGTCTTGAGGTTATTTGATTCAAATAACATTACTCTCCCTGTTGCACAAGTGTTCAATTTAAGTGATGTTAATCAAGCTCATAGACTAATTGAAAGTCGCAGTTATGAAGGAAAAGTTTTAATTAGCATTAATCATAGTCTTTGA
- a CDS encoding helix-turn-helix transcriptional regulator codes for MIVNNNNGLILMRNDHLHERNWRNDDCYKLVFSPYGQSEYQLSQGDISIGQNEFFIFNPNIDHKQLKATKEKFLVEIQPSLLKETAQQLGFKMAEPEFSLLSYRHAQIHQWTSFIREFLMINKDSNPMSNQLFLENSLAQLSILMLQYGSGSHQNQFPKIISKQTIHHVLDALKDSYQEDWTLDQMSMVAGMSKYQFAHFFKEEIGISPYSWLQLYRLFKSQQPLIYTDHSVLTIALEHGFNSVSSYNHLFKKIYHKTPTQFRSIHGK; via the coding sequence ATGATAGTAAATAACAATAATGGTCTTATTCTCATGCGCAATGATCACTTACATGAACGAAACTGGAGAAACGACGATTGCTACAAACTTGTTTTTTCTCCCTATGGTCAATCTGAATATCAGTTAAGTCAAGGCGATATTTCTATCGGGCAAAATGAATTCTTTATTTTCAACCCAAATATTGACCATAAACAATTAAAAGCTACAAAGGAAAAATTTCTGGTTGAGATACAACCATCATTACTAAAAGAGACAGCACAGCAATTAGGATTCAAAATGGCAGAACCTGAATTTTCTTTGCTATCATACCGGCATGCCCAGATTCATCAATGGACATCGTTTATAAGAGAATTTTTAATGATCAACAAGGATTCTAATCCAATGTCCAATCAACTTTTTCTGGAGAATAGTTTAGCGCAACTTTCTATTTTAATGCTTCAATATGGTTCTGGTTCACACCAAAATCAGTTTCCGAAAATCATTAGCAAGCAGACTATTCATCATGTTTTAGATGCACTAAAGGATAGCTATCAGGAAGATTGGACATTGGATCAGATGTCTATGGTCGCTGGAATGAGTAAATACCAGTTCGCACACTTTTTTAAGGAAGAAATCGGAATATCTCCTTATTCATGGCTTCAATTATACCGTCTGTTTAAAAGCCAGCAACCCCTTATTTATACAGATCATTCAGTTTTAACTATTGCCCTTGAACATGGTTTTAATAGCGTTTCTTCTTATAATCATTTATTTAAAAAGATTTATCATAAAACGCCCACGCAATTTCGTTCGATTCATGGAAAATAA
- a CDS encoding O-acetyl-ADP-ribose deacetylase gives MRTEINGNQVELMTGDITRQQTDAIVNAANGSLLGGGGVDGAIHRAAGPDLLEECKQLRKDFLNNEYLPTGEAVLTKGYQLPAGYVMHTVGPVWSNSGNEPGLLANCYQNSLKLAKDKNLSSISFPSISTGVYGYPIEKAASVALETIIEFLQDHHFGKVIMTLFSEQDYQVYSRALKRVISD, from the coding sequence ATGCGTACGGAAATCAACGGAAATCAAGTGGAGCTTATGACAGGTGATATTACCAGGCAGCAGACCGATGCCATTGTTAATGCGGCGAATGGCTCTCTGCTCGGTGGCGGTGGTGTGGATGGTGCCATACACCGTGCGGCCGGGCCCGATCTTCTTGAGGAATGTAAACAACTCAGGAAAGACTTTTTAAATAACGAATATTTGCCGACTGGAGAAGCGGTGCTCACTAAAGGCTATCAGCTGCCGGCCGGGTATGTGATGCATACGGTTGGTCCGGTCTGGAGTAATAGCGGAAATGAGCCTGGGCTCCTGGCGAACTGCTACCAGAATTCCCTCAAGCTGGCGAAAGATAAGAATTTAAGCAGTATTTCCTTTCCATCGATTTCAACGGGCGTCTATGGTTATCCGATTGAAAAGGCGGCTTCGGTTGCGCTGGAGACAATCATTGAATTTTTACAGGATCATCATTTTGGCAAAGTGATTATGACCTTATTTTCGGAGCAGGATTACCAGGTTTACAGTCGGGCTCTAAAGCGAGTGATTTCAGATTAA
- a CDS encoding NAD(P)/FAD-dependent oxidoreductase has protein sequence MKKLLLVGGGHAHLHVIKKLKDQPIADVDVTVLSPSKFQYFSGRFGAYAEGLFDESDIRINLEALAKTSGIHWVQGAITSVDPKQKMVLTSNGDVLTFDAISFNIGSLTASTDLPGVVEYAYRIKPNYHFVDAINECRQADKVVIVGGGAAAIEISLSLQTWRKKNHVTTPVTLISPDRFLPDKSHKVSDKIEKIVVQKDINYIKNEEVTSVKHHKIMTSLQNEIYFNKLLWLTGPKAPGLFRTSKLPVDDQGYLKVEDTLQVKQYPFMFGAGGCVSLENDSNINEGPVSAVRQGPVLFKNLKGFFETGEGELYKRQKNGLSMMSLGDKEGLLNYKEHLITGRLAWHLKNWVDTHYIREYKD, from the coding sequence ATGAAAAAATTATTGCTCGTGGGTGGCGGACACGCACATTTGCACGTCATTAAGAAACTAAAAGATCAACCCATAGCCGATGTAGACGTCACAGTCCTTTCACCTTCAAAATTCCAGTACTTTTCAGGTAGGTTTGGCGCTTATGCGGAAGGGCTGTTTGATGAAAGTGATATTCGTATCAATCTCGAGGCTTTAGCCAAAACCAGTGGGATTCATTGGGTGCAGGGAGCGATTACTTCCGTTGATCCCAAGCAGAAGATGGTTTTAACCTCGAACGGAGATGTTCTTACTTTTGATGCCATTTCTTTTAATATAGGTTCATTAACAGCGAGTACAGATCTTCCGGGAGTCGTTGAATATGCCTACCGGATAAAACCTAATTATCACTTTGTCGATGCGATAAATGAATGTCGCCAAGCAGATAAAGTCGTCATCGTCGGCGGCGGTGCTGCGGCGATTGAAATCAGCTTGTCATTACAGACTTGGCGAAAAAAGAATCATGTTACCACCCCCGTCACGCTCATAAGTCCGGACCGGTTCCTTCCGGATAAGAGTCATAAGGTATCAGATAAAATAGAGAAAATCGTTGTTCAAAAAGATATAAACTATATAAAAAATGAGGAAGTCACCAGTGTAAAACATCATAAAATCATGACATCGTTACAAAACGAGATTTATTTTAATAAATTGCTCTGGTTAACAGGCCCGAAAGCTCCCGGGTTATTTCGCACATCAAAATTACCTGTTGATGATCAAGGGTATTTAAAGGTGGAGGATACCCTTCAAGTGAAACAATATCCCTTTATGTTTGGAGCAGGAGGTTGTGTATCACTGGAGAACGATTCAAATATTAACGAGGGTCCAGTGTCCGCTGTTAGACAGGGACCGGTCCTTTTCAAAAACTTAAAAGGATTTTTTGAAACAGGAGAAGGAGAACTGTACAAGCGGCAGAAGAATGGTTTGTCCATGATGTCACTGGGTGATAAAGAGGGATTGCTAAATTATAAGGAACATTTGATTACCGGGCGTTTGGCCTGGCATTTAAAAAACTGGGTGGATACACATTATATCAGGGAATATAAAGATTAA
- a CDS encoding HAMP domain-containing sensor histidine kinase yields the protein MKNNKKRIPLQRYWTTRYLYTLAVGLLVVAVISAIWIRHQTFETRINIMNFMAQEISNRFVNDEPVRPEEDVRKFLEERGQFSNMESNPYIYIVNTEGVILSSNRPQSPYEQRINPSVLNNDQQVQKLTTDEAGSLYLVKQPIQVGSVLFGWVVVMETEDNLYRVNQEYQQLLMIIAVLALLGWAAIYFLSKRLSRPIKDVAKAARQVQEGNYNIELPSEAREEEVYELVHSFKEMSQQLQKLEGLRSELLAGVTHELKTPITSVSGLLQAVKDDVVSGEEAKEFLDISLKETTKMKKMVEDLLAFNSFVANAVPMTFETHSVHKLVKETIHQWEMTQDDQRPDISISLPEQELQVRVDSVRFQQIMTNLLNNANQAMEATGQIHITVKAGPELIHIDVQDTGTGIPEAEQTFIFERFYRGEGKKYKVGGLGLGLPFSKMIAQAMDGDLELLSSSESGTTFRFSLPKET from the coding sequence ATGAAAAATAACAAAAAGCGAATCCCTCTACAGCGGTACTGGACAACCCGCTATCTTTACACACTTGCTGTCGGATTGCTTGTGGTTGCGGTGATTTCTGCGATTTGGATCAGGCATCAGACGTTTGAAACCCGGATTAATATTATGAATTTTATGGCTCAGGAAATTTCGAATCGTTTTGTGAATGATGAGCCTGTACGTCCCGAGGAAGATGTGCGTAAATTTTTAGAGGAACGGGGCCAGTTTTCCAATATGGAGAGCAATCCGTACATCTATATTGTGAATACGGAAGGTGTGATTCTTTCAAGCAACCGCCCGCAGAGTCCGTATGAGCAGCGGATTAATCCATCTGTATTAAATAATGATCAGCAGGTGCAGAAGTTAACCACAGATGAAGCGGGCAGTCTGTATCTCGTTAAACAGCCCATTCAAGTAGGTTCTGTGTTATTTGGGTGGGTGGTCGTCATGGAAACAGAAGATAACCTGTACCGCGTGAACCAGGAGTATCAGCAGCTACTTATGATCATTGCTGTACTGGCTCTCTTGGGATGGGCGGCGATCTACTTTCTGTCAAAAAGGTTATCCAGGCCGATTAAGGATGTTGCAAAGGCGGCCAGACAGGTACAGGAGGGAAATTATAATATTGAGCTGCCCTCTGAGGCGCGGGAAGAGGAAGTTTATGAGCTTGTTCATTCGTTTAAAGAGATGTCACAGCAGCTGCAAAAACTGGAGGGGCTGCGCTCGGAATTGCTTGCTGGTGTTACCCATGAATTAAAAACGCCGATCACCTCTGTCAGCGGCTTACTGCAGGCGGTTAAGGATGATGTAGTCAGCGGGGAGGAAGCGAAGGAGTTTCTGGATATATCCTTAAAAGAAACGACGAAAATGAAAAAGATGGTGGAGGATTTATTGGCTTTTAACTCCTTCGTGGCAAATGCGGTGCCGATGACGTTTGAAACCCATTCGGTTCATAAACTGGTTAAGGAAACGATTCATCAGTGGGAAATGACTCAGGATGATCAGCGTCCGGACATTTCTATCTCATTACCCGAACAGGAACTGCAGGTGCGAGTGGATTCCGTCCGTTTTCAGCAGATTATGACTAACCTGCTCAACAATGCGAATCAGGCGATGGAGGCAACCGGTCAGATTCACATTACGGTTAAAGCAGGGCCTGAATTGATTCACATTGATGTGCAGGATACAGGAACAGGCATACCCGAAGCGGAACAAACCTTTATTTTTGAACGCTTTTATCGAGGAGAAGGGAAAAAGTATAAAGTAGGAGGCCTTGGTCTGGGACTCCCGTTCAGTAAAATGATTGCTCAAGCCATGGACGGTGACTTAGAGCTATTAAGCAGCTCTGAATCCGGGACGACCTTTCGCTTTTCATTGCCTAAAGAGACATAA
- a CDS encoding MerR family transcriptional regulator, whose protein sequence is MYMSSGELAKKFKVSIRTIRYYDQIALVCPSKLGEGGQRLYSAEDCLILEKVILLKSLALPLEEIKRIIQDQSTEKILIAHKTYLEEQLTNTEKSIAHTTSLLQILKLEGSINWEDLVSLTVPPENTRSWTSFFSGEEQEVLSENLPKLENDNLSTKKWVNIVRRIEHCMQGDISPGSEQAQLIMEDMEILLEETFQGDQNLMAKFWEVRRSQESSKALNLYPIKQEIIDFIEEAYAITQEQ, encoded by the coding sequence ATGTACATGTCCAGTGGGGAATTAGCTAAGAAGTTCAAGGTTTCAATAAGGACAATCAGATATTACGATCAAATTGCGCTGGTTTGTCCATCTAAATTAGGAGAGGGTGGACAGCGGCTATATTCAGCAGAGGATTGCTTAATTCTTGAAAAAGTTATCCTTCTTAAATCGCTTGCTCTTCCGCTCGAAGAAATTAAAAGGATTATTCAAGATCAATCAACCGAAAAGATTCTTATCGCTCATAAAACGTATTTGGAAGAGCAATTAACTAACACGGAGAAATCAATCGCACATACAACTTCATTGCTGCAAATTCTTAAGTTAGAAGGGTCGATTAACTGGGAAGACTTAGTTTCGCTAACTGTCCCGCCAGAAAACACAAGAAGCTGGACCTCTTTTTTCTCAGGAGAAGAGCAGGAAGTTTTAAGTGAGAACTTGCCGAAATTAGAGAATGACAACTTGTCTACAAAAAAATGGGTAAATATAGTAAGACGCATTGAACATTGCATGCAGGGAGATATCTCCCCAGGGTCTGAACAGGCTCAGCTTATTATGGAAGACATGGAAATACTGTTAGAAGAAACGTTTCAGGGTGACCAAAACCTGATGGCAAAGTTTTGGGAGGTACGTCGCTCACAAGAGTCTTCCAAAGCATTAAATCTATATCCAATCAAGCAGGAAATCATAGATTTTATTGAAGAGGCTTATGCCATCACCCAAGAGCAGTGA